The proteins below are encoded in one region of Streptomyces sp. NBC_00490:
- a CDS encoding ATP-grasp domain-containing protein, with the protein MISRVRVWLNRTYAENVFFMDQLRRNPCDRAVKIHATHGDADSPVLAAADTAELEPEGLSPAAYVEYALDQCTRRGIDVFVPRLHQSAIVAHRADFAAVGTALLAPPPEAVAVFHDKVIAYEAVQAIGVPVPPWYRVRTAEELVVAVEKLEADGYKACFKPASGAGGVGFRVITRTPFSLDHLNGFPSPYVPLDTVVEALTQADEPVDWLVMPRLEQPEVSVDCLTGTDNRIRLAVGRTKNGRRRGFTLHEQWLEPARMIAEGFGLHYLSNIQFRMFGDTPVLMDVNTRPAGGLHQLSLCGVNAPWAAVQLALGEDPGEMTPPFLGQDYTVVSGPRQLRPVAIPHQRAEVSEPLPRPAAAEPVAVDSVSAAGQVLPL; encoded by the coding sequence ATGATCTCTCGCGTACGCGTCTGGCTCAACCGCACGTACGCGGAGAACGTGTTTTTCATGGATCAGCTGCGCCGAAATCCCTGTGATCGCGCCGTCAAGATCCATGCGACGCACGGCGACGCGGACTCCCCCGTACTGGCCGCCGCCGACACCGCCGAGCTGGAGCCGGAGGGCCTGTCCCCGGCCGCGTACGTCGAGTACGCGCTCGACCAGTGCACCCGCCGCGGCATCGACGTCTTCGTGCCCCGGCTGCACCAGTCGGCGATCGTGGCGCACCGCGCGGACTTCGCTGCGGTCGGTACGGCTCTGCTCGCGCCGCCGCCGGAGGCCGTGGCCGTCTTCCACGACAAGGTGATCGCGTACGAGGCCGTCCAGGCCATCGGGGTGCCCGTGCCGCCGTGGTACCGGGTGCGGACCGCCGAGGAACTCGTCGTCGCTGTCGAGAAGTTGGAGGCGGACGGGTACAAGGCGTGCTTCAAGCCGGCGTCCGGTGCGGGCGGGGTGGGCTTCCGCGTGATCACGCGCACCCCCTTCTCGCTCGATCACCTCAACGGCTTCCCCAGCCCGTACGTGCCGCTGGACACGGTCGTGGAGGCGCTGACGCAGGCCGACGAGCCGGTGGACTGGCTGGTCATGCCGCGTCTGGAGCAGCCGGAGGTCTCGGTCGACTGCCTCACGGGAACGGACAACCGGATCCGGCTGGCGGTCGGCCGCACCAAGAACGGGCGCCGCCGTGGGTTCACGCTGCACGAGCAGTGGCTGGAGCCGGCGCGGATGATCGCGGAGGGCTTCGGGCTGCACTACCTGTCCAACATCCAGTTCCGGATGTTCGGTGACACGCCGGTGCTGATGGACGTCAACACCCGGCCTGCCGGCGGGCTGCACCAGCTGTCGCTGTGCGGGGTCAACGCGCCTTGGGCCGCTGTGCAGTTGGCGCTGGGCGAGGACCCGGGGGAGATGACTCCGCCGTTCCTGGGCCAGGACTACACGGTGGTGTCGGGGCCGCGGCAGCTTCGGCCTGTGGCCATTCCGCATCAGCGGGCGGAAGTGTCCGAGCCGTTGCCGCGGCCTGCGGCGGCTGAGCCGGTTGCCGTCGACTCCGTCTCGGCTGCGGGTCAGGTCCTGCCGCTTTAG
- a CDS encoding alpha-L-fucosidase: MPMQPWFTDAKLGIFVHWGIYAVDGVQESWSFYDDIVPHDRYMSQLERFTGAKYDPRAWADLFARAGARYAVLTTRHHDGVALWDTQFGDLNLGKDYIGPYAEALREKDLKVGFYYSHSDWNHPDYATTRKPGRPPEQEDNRYSECAADDEDLAAWERFIAYRDGQIRELASRYRPDLMWFDGEWDRSEEQWRIPELAALIRSYNPDVVFNARMLGEGDYATPEQGAPIEPPSGPWELCLTINDSWGYQHQDHNHKSLTQLVRYFTETIGGGGNLLLDVGPMEDGTIPQPQVERLEGLGEWIAKHAEAVYGTVRGLPAGHHYGPSTLSADGRTLYLTLFDIPRAEIGVRGLATPVRRVTVLGTGTELAHRVVGGLHEAVGVLWIDPPAETDLDPHATVLAVELDGDLELYRGAGRF, translated from the coding sequence GTGCCCATGCAACCCTGGTTCACCGACGCCAAGTTGGGGATCTTCGTCCACTGGGGCATCTACGCCGTCGACGGCGTCCAGGAGTCCTGGTCGTTCTACGACGACATCGTCCCGCACGACCGGTACATGTCCCAACTGGAGCGCTTCACCGGCGCCAAGTACGACCCTCGCGCGTGGGCCGACCTGTTCGCCCGCGCCGGCGCCCGGTACGCCGTCCTGACGACCCGTCACCACGACGGAGTCGCCCTGTGGGACACGCAGTTCGGCGACCTCAACCTCGGCAAGGACTACATCGGCCCCTACGCCGAGGCCCTGCGTGAGAAGGACCTCAAGGTCGGGTTCTACTACTCGCACTCCGACTGGAATCACCCCGACTACGCCACCACCCGCAAGCCGGGCCGCCCACCGGAGCAGGAGGACAACCGCTACTCCGAATGCGCGGCCGACGACGAGGACCTGGCGGCCTGGGAGCGGTTCATCGCCTACCGGGACGGCCAGATCCGCGAGCTGGCCTCGCGCTACCGGCCCGACCTGATGTGGTTCGACGGCGAGTGGGACCGCAGCGAGGAGCAGTGGCGTATCCCCGAACTCGCCGCGCTCATACGCTCGTACAACCCCGATGTCGTCTTCAACGCCCGCATGCTCGGCGAGGGCGACTACGCCACCCCCGAGCAGGGCGCCCCCATCGAACCACCCAGTGGCCCCTGGGAGTTGTGCCTCACGATCAACGACTCGTGGGGCTACCAGCACCAGGACCACAACCACAAATCGCTCACCCAGCTCGTCCGCTACTTCACCGAGACCATCGGCGGGGGCGGCAACCTGCTGCTCGACGTCGGCCCGATGGAGGACGGCACCATCCCGCAGCCGCAGGTGGAGCGCCTCGAAGGGCTGGGGGAGTGGATCGCGAAACACGCGGAGGCGGTGTACGGGACGGTGCGCGGGCTGCCTGCCGGGCACCACTACGGGCCCAGCACCCTCTCCGCCGACGGCCGGACGCTCTACCTCACCCTGTTCGACATCCCCCGCGCCGAGATCGGCGTGCGCGGCCTGGCCACCCCGGTCCGCAGGGTCACCGTCCTCGGCACCGGCACGGAACTCGCCCACCGTGTCGTCGGCGGACTGCACGAGGCCGTCGGCGTCCTGTGGATCGACCCGCCCGCCGAGACCGACCTCGACCCGCACGCCACGGTGCTCGCGGTCGAACTGGACGGGGATCTGGAGCTGTACCGAGGCGCGGGGCGGTTCTGA
- a CDS encoding carbohydrate binding domain-containing protein — protein sequence MRTPLLRRSRRLFALLGTAALALAGAVALPGTAQAANVLTNPGFESGALSPWSCTGNLGSVVSSPVRAGSKALAGAVSSSDIAKCSQTVAVRPNTAYTLSGWVRGSYVYLGVDGGSSTWTSSPSAYSQLSVSFTTGASQTSATVYTHGWYAQGTYYADDINLDGPGGGSDTQAPTAPASLRSTGKTSSSVSLAWNASTDNVGVTAYDIYSGSNQVLSVSGTSATVSGLSGSTAYTFTVRARDAAGNSSAASNAVSVTTDAGGGGTGFKQAAPYLYLGWGDPPSATSVMSSTGIKWYTMAFILSSGGCNPAWDGSRPLTGGNDQSVINSIRSAGGDIVPSIGGWSGNKLGPNCSTAEALAGAYQKVIDAYGLKAIDVDIENTDEFENATVQDRILNALKIVKANNPGLRTVLTFGTSTTGPTYWGNRLIEQAKALNAGIDVFTIMPFDFGGGADMYGSTVNATEGLKAKLKSTFGWDDATAYAHIGISGMNGLSDQQELTSTATWTSIRDWANSHHLARLAFWSVNRDRPCPGGGVVSNCSGISQSNWQFTSITAGFTG from the coding sequence GTGCGCACTCCTCTTCTACGGCGTTCCAGACGTCTCTTCGCTCTCCTGGGTACCGCGGCTCTCGCGTTGGCCGGGGCGGTCGCTCTTCCCGGTACGGCCCAAGCGGCCAATGTTCTGACCAATCCCGGATTCGAGTCGGGGGCCCTGAGCCCCTGGTCCTGTACCGGGAACCTCGGGTCGGTCGTCTCCTCCCCCGTGCGCGCCGGCTCCAAGGCGCTTGCGGGTGCGGTGAGTTCGAGCGACATCGCCAAGTGCAGCCAGACCGTCGCCGTGCGGCCGAACACCGCGTACACGTTGAGCGGCTGGGTGCGCGGCAGTTACGTCTACCTCGGTGTGGACGGCGGTTCCTCCACATGGACCTCGTCGCCGTCGGCGTACAGCCAGCTCAGTGTGTCCTTCACCACCGGTGCCTCGCAGACGAGCGCCACCGTCTACACCCACGGGTGGTACGCGCAGGGCACCTACTACGCCGATGACATCAACCTCGACGGCCCGGGCGGTGGTTCGGACACGCAGGCGCCGACCGCGCCGGCGAGTCTGCGGTCCACCGGGAAGACGTCGTCGAGCGTGTCGCTGGCGTGGAACGCGTCGACGGACAACGTCGGTGTCACGGCGTACGACATCTACAGCGGTTCGAACCAGGTGCTCAGCGTCTCCGGGACGAGTGCCACCGTCAGCGGGCTCTCCGGCAGCACCGCCTACACGTTCACCGTGCGGGCGCGGGACGCGGCCGGGAACTCCTCGGCGGCCTCCAACGCCGTGAGCGTCACGACGGACGCGGGCGGGGGCGGTACCGGGTTCAAGCAGGCCGCGCCCTACCTCTACCTCGGCTGGGGCGATCCGCCGAGCGCCACCTCGGTGATGAGCTCGACCGGGATCAAGTGGTACACGATGGCGTTCATCCTGTCCTCCGGCGGCTGCAACCCGGCCTGGGACGGCAGCAGGCCGCTGACCGGCGGTAACGACCAGAGCGTCATCAACTCCATCCGTTCCGCGGGCGGCGACATCGTGCCGTCGATCGGCGGCTGGAGCGGCAACAAGCTCGGGCCGAACTGCTCCACCGCCGAAGCGCTGGCGGGCGCCTACCAGAAGGTGATCGACGCCTACGGGCTCAAGGCGATCGACGTCGACATCGAGAACACCGACGAATTCGAGAACGCGACCGTGCAGGACCGGATCCTGAACGCCCTGAAGATCGTCAAGGCGAACAACCCGGGGCTGCGGACCGTCCTGACCTTCGGGACGTCGACGACCGGTCCCACGTACTGGGGCAACCGGCTCATCGAGCAGGCCAAGGCGCTGAACGCCGGCATCGACGTGTTCACGATCATGCCGTTCGACTTCGGCGGCGGCGCCGACATGTACGGCAGCACCGTGAACGCGACGGAGGGGCTCAAGGCCAAGCTGAAGTCCACCTTCGGGTGGGACGACGCGACCGCCTACGCCCACATCGGCATCTCCGGTATGAACGGGCTCTCCGACCAGCAGGAGCTCACCTCCACCGCCACCTGGACCTCGATCCGGGACTGGGCGAACTCCCACCACCTCGCGCGGCTCGCGTTCTGGTCGGTCAACCGTGACCGGCCGTGCCCGGGCGGCGGTGTGGTCAGCAACTGCTCCGGCATCAGCCAGAGCAACTGGCAGTTCACCTCGATCACGGCCGGCTTCACCGGCTGA